The nucleotide window TCCATCGGACCTGCTGAACCTCTACGTGCCCGCCGCCGACGGCCGGCTGACGCCGCTGTCCCAGCTGGTCACCTTCCGCGAGGAGGGCGTCGCCGCCGAACTCGACCGGCACGGCCAGCGCCGCGCGATCGAGATCCGCTCCGACCTGCCGCCGACCCTCTCCCAGCGGGAGGCCGTCGACAGCATCCGGGAACTGGCCGCCGAGCGCCTGCCCGGCGACATCGGCCTGCTGTTCCTCGGCGAGGCGGCGACACTGGAGGAGACGACCTCCGACGTGCAGATCACCTACGTCATCGCGCTGGTGGTCATCTTCCTGGTGCTGGTGGCGCAGTTCGAGAGCCTGACCAGCGCGCTGATCGTCATGGCGACCGTGCCCTTCGGCGTCGGCGCCGCGGTCTATGCGCTATGGCTGACCGGCACGACGATCAACATCTACAGCCAGATCGGCGTCCTGCTGCTGGTCGGCGTCATGGCCAAGAACGGCATCCTGATGGTGGAGTTCGCCGACCAGTTGCGAGACCGCGGCGCGTCGGTGCGCGAGGCCGCCCGCGAAGCCGCCCTTATCCGCTTTCGCGCCATCGGCATGACCATGGTCTCGACGGTGCTGGCCGGCCTGCCGCTGATTCTGGGCGCCGGCCCGGGCTCCGAGGCGCGCGGGGCCATCGGCTGGGTGGTCTTTGGCGGCCTCGGCCTTGCGGCGGTCTTCACCCTGCTGCTGACGCCGGCGGTCTACGTCCTGCTCGCCTGGATGGCGAAGCCCCGCGGCGATGCCGCAAAGGCTCTTCAAGCGGAACTGGCGGAGAGCGAACGGCCGCGCATGGCGCCAGACGCGGCGGATTGAGCGGCAGCCCGCTCCGGAACTTGATCCCGGCGGCCAGTCCGATGGCGCTGAGGCACGACAAGGAATTGGCCGGTTGCCAACCCCCTCCCGATCTCGCCATCGGCTCGATCACCCTCCCCCTGGCAGGGGGAGGGCCGGGGCGGGGGGCGAACTCCCGCCGCCCTGCCCGCTACAACCTCAGCACGCCGTAGCCATCGGTGCCGAAGGGCGCGTTGAGGCTCGCCTGGATCGCCAGTCCCAGCGCGTTGCGGGTGTCGCGCGGGTCGATCATGCCGTCGTCCCAGATCTCGGAGGTCGACCACCAGGCGCTGGCCTGCTGGCGATAGTCGCGGGCGACGCTTTCGAATATCTCGTCGATCTCCTTCTGGTCCGGGTCCTCGCCCAGACGCTTGAGCTGGGCGATCTTGATCTCGGCCAGAGTCTTGGCCGCCTGCTCCTCGCCCATGACCGAGATGCGGTGGTTGGGCCATGAGAACAGGAAGCGCGGATCGAAGGCGCGCCCGCACATGCCGTAATTGCCGGCGCCGAAGCTGCCGTTGGTCATCACGGTGAACTTCGGCACCTTGGAGTTGGTCTGCACCATGATCATCTTGGCGCCGTCCTTGGTGATGCCGGCCATCTCGTAGTCGCGGCCCACCATGTAGCCGGTGATGTTCTGCAGGAAGACCAGCGGCGTGTTGTTCTGGTTGCAGAGCTCCATGAAGTGCGTGGCCTTCAGGGTCGAGTCGTTGAACAGCACGCCGTTGTTGCCGAGGATGCCGACCTTGTAGCCCCAGATGTGGGCGAAGCCGGCGACCAGGGTGGTGCCGTAGTCGGGCTGGTATTCCAGGAAGCGGCTGCCGTCGACGAGCCGCGCGATCACTTCCCGCATGTCGAACTGGATCTTCACGTCGTCGGGGATGACGCCCAGCAGCTCGTCGGGGTCGTAATACGGTTCCTCGAAGTCCTGGCGCTGGATCGGCGTCTTCGGCGCGCGCTCCCACTGGGCGACGATGTCGCGGCCGAGATCGATGGCGTGTCGCTCGTCATCGGCGGCGAAGTCGACCGTGCCGGAAATCTGTGTGTGCAGGTCCGCGCCGCCGATCTCGTCGGCGGTGTGCTCCTCGCCCGTCGCCGCCTTCACCAGCGGCGGGCC belongs to Minwuia thermotolerans and includes:
- a CDS encoding acyl-CoA carboxylase subunit beta, producing the protein MNRIQSRVSTASDDYKRFRAHNEKMIAEFREAQDAARFKRPQRDLDRLTRQSKMTARERIDLLLDPGTPFLELSTLAANQAYDGGAPGAGQVVGIGTVSGREVIIRADDPSVKGGAWYPLSIKKIVRCLDIAIENRLPVVHLCDSAGGFLPLQSTLFADRYYAGRIFRNQSTLSKLACKQLALVFGHCTAGGAYIPALSDYSIMVRGNGGVFLGGPPLVKAATGEEHTADEIGGADLHTQISGTVDFAADDERHAIDLGRDIVAQWERAPKTPIQRQDFEEPYYDPDELLGVIPDDVKIQFDMREVIARLVDGSRFLEYQPDYGTTLVAGFAHIWGYKVGILGNNGVLFNDSTLKATHFMELCNQNNTPLVFLQNITGYMVGRDYEMAGITKDGAKMIMVQTNSKVPKFTVMTNGSFGAGNYGMCGRAFDPRFLFSWPNHRISVMGEEQAAKTLAEIKIAQLKRLGEDPDQKEIDEIFESVARDYRQQASAWWSTSEIWDDGMIDPRDTRNALGLAIQASLNAPFGTDGYGVLRL